TTTACCAAAACTGAACGTATATTGGTCGAGCTATTGCCCTGAAAGAATGAACATGAAAGTTTACAATCTCAAACACTTATTTCAACTCCAAGCCCATCAAAATCTCAGATTTCCAATGCGGTCTGTACTGAAGAAATTGATGGATAAACTTTTCTTTacgtatttttttatttgacagtaaatatattatcaaaccaGATTGCatgcaatcaattttttttcccagatgatttaaaaaatacgtACGTATTTAATCCTTAAAATATTCAGATCCAAAATTAGAAGGGTTTGTTCACGAGCTAAAGGACAAGGAGGCAAagcttaaataaaattttataagattGATGTCATCAAGTGAATAATTGAATAAGTTTTCTCTTCGATCATCCAACCAAAtcatattaataaagttttaattaaaaacgtgtttgacagtgtagtagtggttgcttttcaaatagcttttcgtgccgaaatacatgcaaatgatatttttttattttttaaaaattatttttgacatcagcacatcaaaacgatccaaaaagtacaaactacactcaattttaacaaaaaaaaaattgaaattgataaaaacacCGGTTGAAACGCAGAGCCAAACAGCTCCTCATGACTGATCAACCTAACCAACCCACCCAGGAAATTAGATCACATGAAGATTACTGATCACCAAAGTTTTTGGACTCCTCTGGTAGTTAATTGAAGGACCAGTCTGCAGAAACGGGGACCGATGAAAATTGGAAGCATTTATTTGAATGGTCACAAAACTAGCATCCTAGGAGATCGGCTTGCTATATATCCATCATAGCCTGCGTTCAAAACACATATTCGATAGCTAATAGGAAATTTGTATACATCATCTGGTTtctcaatcaaaataaaatttgagcttTCTTATTGGTTCACTGCTTGAAAATTAGCAAATATAAACAGATATACCGATAAAATATTTCTGTTGATAGATTGCAGTGAATTTTTCCAATTGAATATGCCCTCATAGTTATCAACAGTAAACAccgaagaaaatattttttcagtatATACCGAGAAAATtacaatgtgaaaaaaaataaatgaaaaaaaagctaagaaatACAATGACATGCATTTTTACAAATAGAATTACCAAcgaaaaattaatctataatatttaatttatgactttACGAACAACCCTCCTCTCTCTCCCCTTCCATTTCTTTatcttcctctattttttttttttttttttgcaacagaCAACACCCCCCAACCTCCAACTACAAATTTGACTACCCCAATACTCAGTGGGATATAGATGTTTTGCCTTCTTCTgttaattgatgagttgaaaAAATTATAGTCATCCAGGGCTTTGACGTATGATgcattgagaaaataaaatttgtaacttataaatattgtatttgaacatagattaattgtatttaaacttataaatgtttaaatttgtaataaatatttgagttttataattatttaatttttaattattttctatttttgtttaatagatttttttaaaaaatatatttttaaattattactgaTGGGGTTATAGAAGGACTTATTTCTTCAATATATTCTAGAgagttgaaaaaacaattattataaatatcattgCCACTATTTACTCACCGACAGAATAACAAACGGATTGTATGATGATTATATGTCAAATTCcctgaagaaaatattgtcggacaaaaaaaaatcactgattGAATgacatatggttttttttattagtgacaTGTTATATTCAATAATAGAAATACTGATAGAATAAAATGGATAATGTTTTTTGACATGCTTTGTCCTAAAGTAAATTAATCGATAAAATTATTACCAACAGATTAATTGACGGACCACAAATCacatttaagaatttttttaatgaattagttTTGTTCATGCGCCCGTTGGTAAGTTTCGTGCTAACAAACTATAAGtataaatactaataaaaaattccaTTAATAAATCTAAAGATTCTTCATTAATAAATCTAAAGATTCTGTGGTAGGTAACCTTGTTTGGTGGTgggatattatttaaaaaagaaaaaagaaaaaggaatgatAATCAAGAAATAGAAGAAGAGAAGTAGGCTGTCATGATCAGAGTGACATAACGAAAAATGCAGTTTCAGCGAGATAAGGATGATTTGGATGTCAAATAATTAACTAATTTAAGAGACATGACTATTTTGAAGTAACAATTGATATCGACATTTTCTTTGTCTCGGGACATTGTGGACGAGAATAAGATGCCGCTCACTCTGCTCATTTGTATGGAGTTTAGGACAGCAACATCACAGTTACAATTACAATAGTTACAAACAAAACTAGAAGATCCTAagctttctttttattgtgCTTTAGTCTCCTAATGCTGAATATAGAGagaaaaactcataaaaaatcaaaaaaattaatcttaatatcaataagtttattttaaaaataatgtttcaatGGAGATAATTTCatgtatgttaaaaaaatatatatatcaaagctcaaaatgttattttttttattcagtttgacTTCAAGTTTTTAACCCATTAGAGGGTTCTTTGGGGTCGAAATGGATTTATATAGGTTTCTATAGGGTAAAAAGAgttgcaatttcaatttttaagaTCTAAACTACATAAACTCCAATTTTCTAGCCGCTGGAGGTGGTCAGAGTTAGTTTGTTATAGTGggagatatattttttacccAGATAAATAATGTGTCATcccaattattaaaaataaaataaaattatagcttAAAGTGGTCTTTCAACCCAACAATAACTGGCTGTTAAATCGTTTCGTTTGATAGTAGATCTTTGATTGTCTACTATCATcatcaaaagaaaatcaaaacatatgaggaaaaaagagttttttatttatttattaaagttcCATTAATGTATATTGATCATGTGGAGATGGGAaatgcaattaattttttttatatattaatattagtgTTTGAACTAGCTTGCACGcaccttgattaattttacgggtcataaaattaaaaattatgtaaacCTCCAATAACCttgagatttataattattaaactagtaactttttaaaataaattaaaaactttatcagTTAAGTTATATTTcccaattaattaatattaagacTTGGAAGTACTCGTCTTAACTGTGTTAAGCCTCATCTCTCAAGTCAGGCCATGCGCTCCCTTATCATATCCTTCAATTTCCCTCTCAAGACAGGCCAACCACATATAATAATATCCTGACCTCCTCACTCTGGATTGTAATTATACAGATACAACTTTCAGCAGTACCTCACCTGCGCTCGTTTATTTTACCTCTCCCTTCAAATAAGTTCTCTCCCACATCTCGTACCTTTCCTGCTAGATCACTGATCACATGGCTCAAGATCATCATCGAATCCCTCCCAGGAACACCGATCTCACCACCACGTCCCGGTGGCCGCTTCGACGGAGACTTTCCCTACGTAGGCGTAAACTGCCCATAATACGTCTAGGAGGAGAGAAGCCTCGACGACGAAGGATGCTTTTATTGAGGATGTTAAGAGGAACGCGGTTGAGGTGGCTAAAATTGCGATACCTAAGCATGTTAAAGAAGCTTAAGGAATGTTATCGTAATTTTATTAACGATCTGTCGGTATCTGGAGCGACGATAGAGACATATCAACAAAGGCTTTTAATGGAGACCTCTTTTGCTGTTCCTGGCATGGGTATTACTTTCTCCAACTTTCTTTCCGTTCAGGCTGGATCCAATCCCTCTCCATCGTTCATGATGTAAAATGTGTGATCGTAACTaagtttaatttcaataatgttAGATTAATTGtgaatctttaatttatttctttctttgcttcttaatactttcgttttcttttatattaattgtagTATTGGGTTCTGTCTCGTTTATGATTGCATTTATATAAAGGATTATGTTTTATTGATCATttgatggaaaagaaaataataatatatatgttagagaataatataaattatattttgaattttatctaataatttaaattactgAATTGAGATGATTCTCTGACAATATACggtaaaaaatctaaaatcataaaatggcTGGTGTActaataccttttattttctattattctATACAAtttctttgaattataattttttttgttatttggttgtagaattaaaaaagagttagGATCTATTTGGAAAAATTGAGGCTTTTAACCATGATGCTCGTGAACTttgaaaaactataaattatagtttctGAAGATAACACATGGAATGCTTGTGATATTAGCTTTTAAAGTATTACCAAACATTTCAAGCATAAAGCCACATACAAAGTAGTGATTCTCAATCGAGCACTTATTGTGCTAGCTATTATAAAGGCAAGTATAAATGCACTATACATGGATTGCCATAGTACATATTATAACTAATTATTTATAAGGCgtataaaaatagaatttagttcttaattgttttttatctttatatatttggtTCATATAGTTTTAGATGTTTATatattggttttaaattttatttttattgtattctaATTCATGTTaagagatgaaagaaaaaaattatagaaaaaccagaaaagagaaagaagacgTATATTAGTTAACTATATTCTTAACtatattctcaaaataaaaaggatgatTTTGTTGTTAATCAATGTGTTTACCTTGAAGAAGTAGTTCAATGAAGATAATTTTGCCTTTTTAtctgtttttgttattgtattttgttttttttagttatttttagattgattatGAAGTGTTTTGAGTTggaaatgaaattattaaaactgtcattatatttattagggtgttttttttttttttagaaaaataaattgagttttggATTTCAAGGATTCAAATTATCCAAACTCTAATTTTCAGCCATCTTTAATGGTTAAAATTTATTACATTAAATGACACAATATTTATCTATATAGGCGACATAttatttatgaaagaaaaaaacttcagCATGTGAATTGTCATCCATATCTGTTAAAGATAAATGAAACAAGCACGCAAGTctatgttttttgctttttaaaccTAGACATGTAGGCCTAGACTTTGAAGCTCATGCACACTTGGTTGGTctgccccctttttttttccaaaaaaaatgaatattataaataaaatatttttaaaaaataattacagttgtattttaaaaatcatataataatatcataattttcaattaagatgATAGGTTTTTAATGGTTATATTCCAAGTTTTTAATGGTAATGTTAGTAGttactttataaatatttttatataaaagtaatATGCATAATACTTGTTTAAAAAGTTCCTcgaataaaatatctattttttgtgAGGTTTTATAcaatttcttaaaattgattGTTCCTTAATTTT
This genomic interval from Populus alba chromosome 1, ASM523922v2, whole genome shotgun sequence contains the following:
- the LOC118034840 gene encoding uncharacterized protein, encoding MAQDHHRIPPRNTDLTTTSRWPLRRRLSLRRRKLPIIRLGGEKPRRRRMLLLRMLRGTRLRWLKLRYLSMLKKLKECYRNFINDLSVSGATIETYQQRLLMETSFAVPGMGITFSNFLSVQAGSNPSPSFMM